From the genome of Silurus meridionalis isolate SWU-2019-XX chromosome 20, ASM1480568v1, whole genome shotgun sequence, one region includes:
- the adcyap1r1a gene encoding adenylate cyclase activating polypeptide 1a (pituitary) receptor type I isoform X6, giving the protein MKGPEAFFLPLFLLLLLCMSLPIQSIISNCVIKREQERCMERIALHDPTQDQEFGCAWEWDNLTCWQAASVGEIVVVSCPELFEFMSPEEGLGKISRNCTEDGWSETYPHYVEACLSEENTTNPDMYYPSVKALYTVGYSTSLVSLTIAMVILCRFRKLHCTRNFIHMNLFVSFILRAISVFIKDGVLYAEEDSDHCFVHTVGCKAVMVFFHYCVMSNYFWLFIEGLYLFTLLVETFFPERRYFYWYTVIGWGTPTICVTIWAVLRLHFDDSGCWDMNENTALWWVIKGPVVASIMINFVLFIGIIIILVQKLQSPDVGGNESSIYLRLARSTLLLIPLFGIHYTVFAFSPEEVSKRERLVFELGLGSFQGFVVAVLYCFLNGEVQSEIKRKWRSWTVNRYFAVDLKQQRHPSLASSGVNGGTQLSILSKSSSQIRMSSPQAESATLNLPT; this is encoded by the exons ATGAAGGGACCTGAGGCCTTCTTCCTCCCCctgtttctcctcctccttctttgtATGTCTTTg ccCATACAATCTATAATCTCCAACTGCGTCATCAAGCGAGAGCAGGAACGATGCATGGAGAGGATCGCGCTTCACGACCCGACGCAGGACCAGGAGTTCG GTTGCGCTTGGGAGTGGGATAACTTGACGTGTTGGCAGGCGGCGAGCGTGGGCGAGATCGTGGTGGTCAGCTGCCCCGAGCTCTTTGAGTTCATGAGTCCTGAGGAAG GTCTTGGGAAGATCAGTCGGAACTGTACAGAGGATGGTTGGTCTGAGACTTACCCTCATTACGTGGAAGCCTGCCTGTCTGAGGAGAACACCACTAATCCG GATATGTACTACCCGTCAGTGAAAGCTCTGTACACAGTGGGCTACAGCACGTCTCTGGTATCCCTCACCATCGCCATGGTCATCCTCTGCAGGTTCAG GAAGCTCCACTGCACCAGGAACTTTATCCACATGAACCTGTTTGTGTCGTTCATCCTGAGAGCCATCTCGGTCTTCATTAAAGACGGGGTTCTGTACGCCGAGGAGGACAGCGACCACTGTTTCGTCCACACG GTTGGGTGTAAGGCGGTGATGGTGTTCTTCCATTACTGTGTCATGTCCAACTACTTCTGGCTGTTCATCGAGGGCCTGTATCTCTTCACCCTGCTGGTGGAGACCTTCTTCCCGGAGAGGAGATACTTTTACTGGTACACCGTCATCGGCTGGG GAACTCCAACTATTTGCGTGACTATATGGGCGGTTCTCCGGCTGCACTTTGATGACTCGGG CTGCTGGGATATGAATGAAAACACTGCCCTCTGGTGGGTCATCAAGGGACCTGTTGTTGCTTCAATTATG ATTAACTTTGTGCTCTTCATTgggatcatcatcatcctcgtCCAGAAGCTGCAATCACCAGATGTCGGAGGGAACGAGTCCAGCATTTACCT gAGGTTGGCTCGCTCCACTCTGTTGCTTATCCCTCTGTTTGGGATCCACTACACCGTGTTCGCCTTTTCCCCAGAAGAAGTCAGTAAGCGGGAGAGGCTGGTGTTCGAGCTCGGACTCGGCTCATTCCAG GGTTTCGTGGTGGCCGTGCTCTACTGCTTCCTGAATGGGGag GTGCAGTCAGAGATCAAGAGGAAATGGCGCAGCTGGACGGTGAACAGGTACTTTGCTGTGGATCTGAAGCAGCAGCGCCACCCTTCGCTAGCGAGCAGTGGCGTGAACGGGGGAACGCAGCTCTCCATTCTGAGCAAGAGCAGCTCACAGATACGCATGTCCAGCCCCCAGGCCGAGAGTGCCACCCTCAACCTGCCAACCTGA
- the adcyap1r1a gene encoding adenylate cyclase activating polypeptide 1a (pituitary) receptor type I isoform X1 has translation MKGPEAFFLPLFLLLLLCMSLPIQSIISNCVIKREQERCMERIALHDPTQDQEFGCAWEWDNLTCWQAASVGEIVVVSCPELFEFMSPEEGLGKISRNCTEDGWSETYPHYVEACLSEENTTNPDMYYPSVKALYTVGYSTSLVSLTIAMVILCRFRKLHCTRNFIHMNLFVSFILRAISVFIKDGVLYAEEDSDHCFVHTVGCKAVMVFFHYCVMSNYFWLFIEGLYLFTLLVETFFPERRYFYWYTVIGWGTPTICVTIWAVLRLHFDDSGCWDMNENTALWWVIKGPVVASIMINFVLFIGIIIILVQKLQSPDVGGNESSIYLSCAQKCFSEPAQAVQHSCRMSELSTITLRLARSTLLLIPLFGIHYTVFAFSPEEVSKRERLVFELGLGSFQGFVVAVLYCFLNGEFLPEGAVRDQEEMAQLDGEQVLCCGSEAAAPPFASEQWRERGNAALHSEQEQLTDTHVQPPGRECHPQPANLSV, from the exons ATGAAGGGACCTGAGGCCTTCTTCCTCCCCctgtttctcctcctccttctttgtATGTCTTTg ccCATACAATCTATAATCTCCAACTGCGTCATCAAGCGAGAGCAGGAACGATGCATGGAGAGGATCGCGCTTCACGACCCGACGCAGGACCAGGAGTTCG GTTGCGCTTGGGAGTGGGATAACTTGACGTGTTGGCAGGCGGCGAGCGTGGGCGAGATCGTGGTGGTCAGCTGCCCCGAGCTCTTTGAGTTCATGAGTCCTGAGGAAG GTCTTGGGAAGATCAGTCGGAACTGTACAGAGGATGGTTGGTCTGAGACTTACCCTCATTACGTGGAAGCCTGCCTGTCTGAGGAGAACACCACTAATCCG GATATGTACTACCCGTCAGTGAAAGCTCTGTACACAGTGGGCTACAGCACGTCTCTGGTATCCCTCACCATCGCCATGGTCATCCTCTGCAGGTTCAG GAAGCTCCACTGCACCAGGAACTTTATCCACATGAACCTGTTTGTGTCGTTCATCCTGAGAGCCATCTCGGTCTTCATTAAAGACGGGGTTCTGTACGCCGAGGAGGACAGCGACCACTGTTTCGTCCACACG GTTGGGTGTAAGGCGGTGATGGTGTTCTTCCATTACTGTGTCATGTCCAACTACTTCTGGCTGTTCATCGAGGGCCTGTATCTCTTCACCCTGCTGGTGGAGACCTTCTTCCCGGAGAGGAGATACTTTTACTGGTACACCGTCATCGGCTGGG GAACTCCAACTATTTGCGTGACTATATGGGCGGTTCTCCGGCTGCACTTTGATGACTCGGG CTGCTGGGATATGAATGAAAACACTGCCCTCTGGTGGGTCATCAAGGGACCTGTTGTTGCTTCAATTATG ATTAACTTTGTGCTCTTCATTgggatcatcatcatcctcgtCCAGAAGCTGCAATCACCAGATGTCGGAGGGAACGAGTCCAGCATTTACCT CAGCTGTGCTCAGAAATGCTTCAGTGAGCCCGCACAGGCTGTCCAGCATTCGTGCAGGATGTCAGAGCTTTCTACCATCAccct gAGGTTGGCTCGCTCCACTCTGTTGCTTATCCCTCTGTTTGGGATCCACTACACCGTGTTCGCCTTTTCCCCAGAAGAAGTCAGTAAGCGGGAGAGGCTGGTGTTCGAGCTCGGACTCGGCTCATTCCAG GGTTTCGTGGTGGCCGTGCTCTACTGCTTCCTGAATGGGGag TTTCTGCCTGAAGGTGCAGTCAGAGATCAAGAGGAAATGGCGCAGCTGGACGGTGAACAGGTACTTTGCTGTGGATCTGAAGCAGCAGCGCCACCCTTCGCTAGCGAGCAGTGGCGTGAACGGGGGAACGCAGCTCTCCATTCTGAGCAAGAGCAGCTCACAGATACGCATGTCCAGCCCCCAGGCCGAGAGTGCCACCCTCAACCTGCCAACCTGAGCGTCTGA
- the adcyap1r1a gene encoding adenylate cyclase activating polypeptide 1a (pituitary) receptor type I isoform X2, translating to MKGPEAFFLPLFLLLLLCMSLPIQSIISNCVIKREQERCMERIALHDPTQDQEFGCAWEWDNLTCWQAASVGEIVVVSCPELFEFMSPEEGLGKISRNCTEDGWSETYPHYVEACLSEENTTNPDMYYPSVKALYTVGYSTSLVSLTIAMVILCRFRKLHCTRNFIHMNLFVSFILRAISVFIKDGVLYAEEDSDHCFVHTVGCKAVMVFFHYCVMSNYFWLFIEGLYLFTLLVETFFPERRYFYWYTVIGWGTPTICVTIWAVLRLHFDDSGCWDMNENTALWWVIKGPVVASIMINFVLFIGIIIILVQKLQSPDVGGNESSIYLCAQKCFSEPAQAVQHSCRMSELSTITLRLARSTLLLIPLFGIHYTVFAFSPEEVSKRERLVFELGLGSFQGFVVAVLYCFLNGEFLPEGAVRDQEEMAQLDGEQVLCCGSEAAAPPFASEQWRERGNAALHSEQEQLTDTHVQPPGRECHPQPANLSV from the exons ATGAAGGGACCTGAGGCCTTCTTCCTCCCCctgtttctcctcctccttctttgtATGTCTTTg ccCATACAATCTATAATCTCCAACTGCGTCATCAAGCGAGAGCAGGAACGATGCATGGAGAGGATCGCGCTTCACGACCCGACGCAGGACCAGGAGTTCG GTTGCGCTTGGGAGTGGGATAACTTGACGTGTTGGCAGGCGGCGAGCGTGGGCGAGATCGTGGTGGTCAGCTGCCCCGAGCTCTTTGAGTTCATGAGTCCTGAGGAAG GTCTTGGGAAGATCAGTCGGAACTGTACAGAGGATGGTTGGTCTGAGACTTACCCTCATTACGTGGAAGCCTGCCTGTCTGAGGAGAACACCACTAATCCG GATATGTACTACCCGTCAGTGAAAGCTCTGTACACAGTGGGCTACAGCACGTCTCTGGTATCCCTCACCATCGCCATGGTCATCCTCTGCAGGTTCAG GAAGCTCCACTGCACCAGGAACTTTATCCACATGAACCTGTTTGTGTCGTTCATCCTGAGAGCCATCTCGGTCTTCATTAAAGACGGGGTTCTGTACGCCGAGGAGGACAGCGACCACTGTTTCGTCCACACG GTTGGGTGTAAGGCGGTGATGGTGTTCTTCCATTACTGTGTCATGTCCAACTACTTCTGGCTGTTCATCGAGGGCCTGTATCTCTTCACCCTGCTGGTGGAGACCTTCTTCCCGGAGAGGAGATACTTTTACTGGTACACCGTCATCGGCTGGG GAACTCCAACTATTTGCGTGACTATATGGGCGGTTCTCCGGCTGCACTTTGATGACTCGGG CTGCTGGGATATGAATGAAAACACTGCCCTCTGGTGGGTCATCAAGGGACCTGTTGTTGCTTCAATTATG ATTAACTTTGTGCTCTTCATTgggatcatcatcatcctcgtCCAGAAGCTGCAATCACCAGATGTCGGAGGGAACGAGTCCAGCATTTACCT CTGTGCTCAGAAATGCTTCAGTGAGCCCGCACAGGCTGTCCAGCATTCGTGCAGGATGTCAGAGCTTTCTACCATCAccct gAGGTTGGCTCGCTCCACTCTGTTGCTTATCCCTCTGTTTGGGATCCACTACACCGTGTTCGCCTTTTCCCCAGAAGAAGTCAGTAAGCGGGAGAGGCTGGTGTTCGAGCTCGGACTCGGCTCATTCCAG GGTTTCGTGGTGGCCGTGCTCTACTGCTTCCTGAATGGGGag TTTCTGCCTGAAGGTGCAGTCAGAGATCAAGAGGAAATGGCGCAGCTGGACGGTGAACAGGTACTTTGCTGTGGATCTGAAGCAGCAGCGCCACCCTTCGCTAGCGAGCAGTGGCGTGAACGGGGGAACGCAGCTCTCCATTCTGAGCAAGAGCAGCTCACAGATACGCATGTCCAGCCCCCAGGCCGAGAGTGCCACCCTCAACCTGCCAACCTGAGCGTCTGA
- the adcyap1r1a gene encoding adenylate cyclase activating polypeptide 1a (pituitary) receptor type I isoform X5, translating to MKGPEAFFLPLFLLLLLCMSLPIQSIISNCVIKREQERCMERIALHDPTQDQEFGCAWEWDNLTCWQAASVGEIVVVSCPELFEFMSPEEGLGKISRNCTEDGWSETYPHYVEACLSEENTTNPDMYYPSVKALYTVGYSTSLVSLTIAMVILCRFRKLHCTRNFIHMNLFVSFILRAISVFIKDGVLYAEEDSDHCFVHTVGCKAVMVFFHYCVMSNYFWLFIEGLYLFTLLVETFFPERRYFYWYTVIGWGTPTICVTIWAVLRLHFDDSGCWDMNENTALWWVIKGPVVASIMINFVLFIGIIIILVQKLQSPDVGGNESSIYLRLARSTLLLIPLFGIHYTVFAFSPEEVSKRERLVFELGLGSFQGFVVAVLYCFLNGEFLPEGAVRDQEEMAQLDGEQVLCCGSEAAAPPFASEQWRERGNAALHSEQEQLTDTHVQPPGRECHPQPANLSV from the exons ATGAAGGGACCTGAGGCCTTCTTCCTCCCCctgtttctcctcctccttctttgtATGTCTTTg ccCATACAATCTATAATCTCCAACTGCGTCATCAAGCGAGAGCAGGAACGATGCATGGAGAGGATCGCGCTTCACGACCCGACGCAGGACCAGGAGTTCG GTTGCGCTTGGGAGTGGGATAACTTGACGTGTTGGCAGGCGGCGAGCGTGGGCGAGATCGTGGTGGTCAGCTGCCCCGAGCTCTTTGAGTTCATGAGTCCTGAGGAAG GTCTTGGGAAGATCAGTCGGAACTGTACAGAGGATGGTTGGTCTGAGACTTACCCTCATTACGTGGAAGCCTGCCTGTCTGAGGAGAACACCACTAATCCG GATATGTACTACCCGTCAGTGAAAGCTCTGTACACAGTGGGCTACAGCACGTCTCTGGTATCCCTCACCATCGCCATGGTCATCCTCTGCAGGTTCAG GAAGCTCCACTGCACCAGGAACTTTATCCACATGAACCTGTTTGTGTCGTTCATCCTGAGAGCCATCTCGGTCTTCATTAAAGACGGGGTTCTGTACGCCGAGGAGGACAGCGACCACTGTTTCGTCCACACG GTTGGGTGTAAGGCGGTGATGGTGTTCTTCCATTACTGTGTCATGTCCAACTACTTCTGGCTGTTCATCGAGGGCCTGTATCTCTTCACCCTGCTGGTGGAGACCTTCTTCCCGGAGAGGAGATACTTTTACTGGTACACCGTCATCGGCTGGG GAACTCCAACTATTTGCGTGACTATATGGGCGGTTCTCCGGCTGCACTTTGATGACTCGGG CTGCTGGGATATGAATGAAAACACTGCCCTCTGGTGGGTCATCAAGGGACCTGTTGTTGCTTCAATTATG ATTAACTTTGTGCTCTTCATTgggatcatcatcatcctcgtCCAGAAGCTGCAATCACCAGATGTCGGAGGGAACGAGTCCAGCATTTACCT gAGGTTGGCTCGCTCCACTCTGTTGCTTATCCCTCTGTTTGGGATCCACTACACCGTGTTCGCCTTTTCCCCAGAAGAAGTCAGTAAGCGGGAGAGGCTGGTGTTCGAGCTCGGACTCGGCTCATTCCAG GGTTTCGTGGTGGCCGTGCTCTACTGCTTCCTGAATGGGGag TTTCTGCCTGAAGGTGCAGTCAGAGATCAAGAGGAAATGGCGCAGCTGGACGGTGAACAGGTACTTTGCTGTGGATCTGAAGCAGCAGCGCCACCCTTCGCTAGCGAGCAGTGGCGTGAACGGGGGAACGCAGCTCTCCATTCTGAGCAAGAGCAGCTCACAGATACGCATGTCCAGCCCCCAGGCCGAGAGTGCCACCCTCAACCTGCCAACCTGAGCGTCTGA
- the adcyap1r1a gene encoding adenylate cyclase activating polypeptide 1a (pituitary) receptor type I isoform X4, whose protein sequence is MKGPEAFFLPLFLLLLLCMSLPIQSIISNCVIKREQERCMERIALHDPTQDQEFGCAWEWDNLTCWQAASVGEIVVVSCPELFEFMSPEEGLGKISRNCTEDGWSETYPHYVEACLSEENTTNPDMYYPSVKALYTVGYSTSLVSLTIAMVILCRFRKLHCTRNFIHMNLFVSFILRAISVFIKDGVLYAEEDSDHCFVHTVGCKAVMVFFHYCVMSNYFWLFIEGLYLFTLLVETFFPERRYFYWYTVIGWGTPTICVTIWAVLRLHFDDSGCWDMNENTALWWVIKGPVVASIMINFVLFIGIIIILVQKLQSPDVGGNESSIYLCAQKCFSEPAQAVQHSCRMSELSTITLRLARSTLLLIPLFGIHYTVFAFSPEEVSKRERLVFELGLGSFQGFVVAVLYCFLNGEVQSEIKRKWRSWTVNRYFAVDLKQQRHPSLASSGVNGGTQLSILSKSSSQIRMSSPQAESATLNLPT, encoded by the exons ATGAAGGGACCTGAGGCCTTCTTCCTCCCCctgtttctcctcctccttctttgtATGTCTTTg ccCATACAATCTATAATCTCCAACTGCGTCATCAAGCGAGAGCAGGAACGATGCATGGAGAGGATCGCGCTTCACGACCCGACGCAGGACCAGGAGTTCG GTTGCGCTTGGGAGTGGGATAACTTGACGTGTTGGCAGGCGGCGAGCGTGGGCGAGATCGTGGTGGTCAGCTGCCCCGAGCTCTTTGAGTTCATGAGTCCTGAGGAAG GTCTTGGGAAGATCAGTCGGAACTGTACAGAGGATGGTTGGTCTGAGACTTACCCTCATTACGTGGAAGCCTGCCTGTCTGAGGAGAACACCACTAATCCG GATATGTACTACCCGTCAGTGAAAGCTCTGTACACAGTGGGCTACAGCACGTCTCTGGTATCCCTCACCATCGCCATGGTCATCCTCTGCAGGTTCAG GAAGCTCCACTGCACCAGGAACTTTATCCACATGAACCTGTTTGTGTCGTTCATCCTGAGAGCCATCTCGGTCTTCATTAAAGACGGGGTTCTGTACGCCGAGGAGGACAGCGACCACTGTTTCGTCCACACG GTTGGGTGTAAGGCGGTGATGGTGTTCTTCCATTACTGTGTCATGTCCAACTACTTCTGGCTGTTCATCGAGGGCCTGTATCTCTTCACCCTGCTGGTGGAGACCTTCTTCCCGGAGAGGAGATACTTTTACTGGTACACCGTCATCGGCTGGG GAACTCCAACTATTTGCGTGACTATATGGGCGGTTCTCCGGCTGCACTTTGATGACTCGGG CTGCTGGGATATGAATGAAAACACTGCCCTCTGGTGGGTCATCAAGGGACCTGTTGTTGCTTCAATTATG ATTAACTTTGTGCTCTTCATTgggatcatcatcatcctcgtCCAGAAGCTGCAATCACCAGATGTCGGAGGGAACGAGTCCAGCATTTACCT CTGTGCTCAGAAATGCTTCAGTGAGCCCGCACAGGCTGTCCAGCATTCGTGCAGGATGTCAGAGCTTTCTACCATCAccct gAGGTTGGCTCGCTCCACTCTGTTGCTTATCCCTCTGTTTGGGATCCACTACACCGTGTTCGCCTTTTCCCCAGAAGAAGTCAGTAAGCGGGAGAGGCTGGTGTTCGAGCTCGGACTCGGCTCATTCCAG GGTTTCGTGGTGGCCGTGCTCTACTGCTTCCTGAATGGGGag GTGCAGTCAGAGATCAAGAGGAAATGGCGCAGCTGGACGGTGAACAGGTACTTTGCTGTGGATCTGAAGCAGCAGCGCCACCCTTCGCTAGCGAGCAGTGGCGTGAACGGGGGAACGCAGCTCTCCATTCTGAGCAAGAGCAGCTCACAGATACGCATGTCCAGCCCCCAGGCCGAGAGTGCCACCCTCAACCTGCCAACCTGA
- the adcyap1r1a gene encoding adenylate cyclase activating polypeptide 1a (pituitary) receptor type I isoform X3 has protein sequence MKGPEAFFLPLFLLLLLCMSLPIQSIISNCVIKREQERCMERIALHDPTQDQEFGCAWEWDNLTCWQAASVGEIVVVSCPELFEFMSPEEGLGKISRNCTEDGWSETYPHYVEACLSEENTTNPDMYYPSVKALYTVGYSTSLVSLTIAMVILCRFRKLHCTRNFIHMNLFVSFILRAISVFIKDGVLYAEEDSDHCFVHTVGCKAVMVFFHYCVMSNYFWLFIEGLYLFTLLVETFFPERRYFYWYTVIGWGTPTICVTIWAVLRLHFDDSGCWDMNENTALWWVIKGPVVASIMINFVLFIGIIIILVQKLQSPDVGGNESSIYLSCAQKCFSEPAQAVQHSCRMSELSTITLRLARSTLLLIPLFGIHYTVFAFSPEEVSKRERLVFELGLGSFQGFVVAVLYCFLNGEVQSEIKRKWRSWTVNRYFAVDLKQQRHPSLASSGVNGGTQLSILSKSSSQIRMSSPQAESATLNLPT, from the exons ATGAAGGGACCTGAGGCCTTCTTCCTCCCCctgtttctcctcctccttctttgtATGTCTTTg ccCATACAATCTATAATCTCCAACTGCGTCATCAAGCGAGAGCAGGAACGATGCATGGAGAGGATCGCGCTTCACGACCCGACGCAGGACCAGGAGTTCG GTTGCGCTTGGGAGTGGGATAACTTGACGTGTTGGCAGGCGGCGAGCGTGGGCGAGATCGTGGTGGTCAGCTGCCCCGAGCTCTTTGAGTTCATGAGTCCTGAGGAAG GTCTTGGGAAGATCAGTCGGAACTGTACAGAGGATGGTTGGTCTGAGACTTACCCTCATTACGTGGAAGCCTGCCTGTCTGAGGAGAACACCACTAATCCG GATATGTACTACCCGTCAGTGAAAGCTCTGTACACAGTGGGCTACAGCACGTCTCTGGTATCCCTCACCATCGCCATGGTCATCCTCTGCAGGTTCAG GAAGCTCCACTGCACCAGGAACTTTATCCACATGAACCTGTTTGTGTCGTTCATCCTGAGAGCCATCTCGGTCTTCATTAAAGACGGGGTTCTGTACGCCGAGGAGGACAGCGACCACTGTTTCGTCCACACG GTTGGGTGTAAGGCGGTGATGGTGTTCTTCCATTACTGTGTCATGTCCAACTACTTCTGGCTGTTCATCGAGGGCCTGTATCTCTTCACCCTGCTGGTGGAGACCTTCTTCCCGGAGAGGAGATACTTTTACTGGTACACCGTCATCGGCTGGG GAACTCCAACTATTTGCGTGACTATATGGGCGGTTCTCCGGCTGCACTTTGATGACTCGGG CTGCTGGGATATGAATGAAAACACTGCCCTCTGGTGGGTCATCAAGGGACCTGTTGTTGCTTCAATTATG ATTAACTTTGTGCTCTTCATTgggatcatcatcatcctcgtCCAGAAGCTGCAATCACCAGATGTCGGAGGGAACGAGTCCAGCATTTACCT CAGCTGTGCTCAGAAATGCTTCAGTGAGCCCGCACAGGCTGTCCAGCATTCGTGCAGGATGTCAGAGCTTTCTACCATCAccct gAGGTTGGCTCGCTCCACTCTGTTGCTTATCCCTCTGTTTGGGATCCACTACACCGTGTTCGCCTTTTCCCCAGAAGAAGTCAGTAAGCGGGAGAGGCTGGTGTTCGAGCTCGGACTCGGCTCATTCCAG GGTTTCGTGGTGGCCGTGCTCTACTGCTTCCTGAATGGGGag GTGCAGTCAGAGATCAAGAGGAAATGGCGCAGCTGGACGGTGAACAGGTACTTTGCTGTGGATCTGAAGCAGCAGCGCCACCCTTCGCTAGCGAGCAGTGGCGTGAACGGGGGAACGCAGCTCTCCATTCTGAGCAAGAGCAGCTCACAGATACGCATGTCCAGCCCCCAGGCCGAGAGTGCCACCCTCAACCTGCCAACCTGA
- the ghrhra gene encoding growth hormone releasing hormone receptor a isoform X2, producing the protein MASLHMDALYVWIITCFWRTAARRNGTRSAAGSEPTSARWLTCPVWMFSTTFLPSKVTSTGTAQQQAGVIYIHLTRKPVTSEMMQSLNLRQPTSQHLSRKFHCTRNYIHINLFSSFILRASAVFIKDAVLFSDESLDHCFMSTVTCKSAVAFFQFSILANYFWLLVEGMYLQTLLVLTFVLQRKYFWWYILTGWGVPSVVLVVWVLTRNFYDNSGCWDDTENIGVWWIIKGPITASLFANIIIFLNVIRILVEKLKSAGVGGNDTGHFMRLAKSTLFLIPLFGMHYTVFAFLPENTGETARLYIELGLGSFQGFVVALLYCFLNGEVQAELKRCLWRWHSQNQLSPGKKRRITVTQISVLELAEPPHISSIKVTSL; encoded by the exons GCTGCAAGACGGAATGGGACGAGATCCGCTGCTGGCTCCGAGCCGACATCGGCCAGGTGGTTAACGTGTCCTGTTTGGATGTTTTCCACCACCTTTCTACCAAGCAAG gttacatCTACAGGAACTGCACAGCAGCAGGCTGGAGTGATCTATATCCACCTTACGAGAAAGCCTGTGACTTCGGAAATGATGCAGAGCCTGAATCTAAG acaaccTACTTCTCAACATTTAAGCAG GAAGTTCCACTGCACCAGGAACTACATACACATcaatcttttttcttccttcattctCCGGGCCAGTGCGGTCTTCATCAAAGATGCTGTTCTTTTCTCGGACGAGTCTCTGGATCACTGCTTTATGTCTACT gTAACGTGTAAATCCGCTGTAGCTTTCTTCCAGTTCAGCATCCTGGCGAATTACTTCTGGTTGCTGGTGGAGGGCATGTACCTGCAGACTCTGCTCGTTCTCACCTTTGTCTTGCAGAGGAAGTACTTCTGGTGGTACATTCTGACTGGATGGG GTGTGCCATCGGTTGTCCTTGTTGTTTGGGTGTTGACACGCAATTTCTATGACAACAGTGG TTGCTGGGATGACACAGAAAACATAGGTGTGTGGTGGATAATCAAAGGTCCGATAACAGCATCGCTGTTT GCCAACATTATCATCTTCCTAAATGTGATCCGGATCCTGGTTGAGAAGCTCAAGTCAGCCGGTGTTGGAGGCAATGACACCGGCCATTTCAT GAGGTTGGCTAAGTCCACATTGTTCTTGATCCCGCTGTTTGGAATGCACTACACTGTGTTCGCCTTCCTGCCAGAGAACACGGGAGAAACAGCACGACTCTACATTGAGCTTGGCCTGGGTTCcttccag ggctTTGTGGTCGCTCTTCTGTACTGCTTTCTTAATGGAGAG GTGCAGGCTGAGCTAAAGAGGTGCTTGTGGAGGTGGCACTCTCAGAACCAGCTCAGTCCTGGTAAAAAGCGGCGCATCACAGTCACTCAGATTAGTGTCCTGGAACTGGCCGAACCACCACATATCAGTTCCATTAAAGTCACATCGCTGTGA